A region of the Herpetosiphon gulosus genome:
CACCAGTGCGGTGCTGATTCACCATGGAGTGGACACCGGTATGCCCCCAGCGTCACCATCGCCAACAAAACGCATCATTGTGCTCGAGGAAGCCGAACGGGCCGAACTCTATGACCGCCCCCATTTCACGGATGACGAACGGCTTGGCTATTTCACACTTCCGCCCATCGATGTCGCGCTCATGGAAACCTTCTCCGATGCCGCCGTCCAAGCCTTTTTTGTCTTAACCCTTGGCTACTTCAAGGCCAAACAACGATTTTTTACGGTCACCATCGAGGAGGTCTCCGATGAGTTGCGATTTATTCGTGACCATTTGACCTTGCCAGCAACCGATGACGAACTGCGAGTTCCGAGTGCACCCACGATCTATGAGCAACGCAAACTCATCCTGTCCGTCACGGGCTATCGACCGTGCCGCGCCGCCGACCGCCACGCCGCATTTCAGGTTGTATGTCAAGCAGCCC
Encoded here:
- a CDS encoding DUF4158 domain-containing protein; the protein is MPPASPSPTKRIIVLEEAERAELYDRPHFTDDERLGYFTLPPIDVALMETFSDAAVQAFFVLTLGYFKAKQRFFTVTIEEVSDELRFIRDHLTLPATDDELRVPSAPTIYEQRKLILSVTGYRPCRAADRHAAFQVVCQAARISVNRRPIVLCDR